In Lacrimispora indolis DSM 755, a genomic segment contains:
- the pstA gene encoding phosphate ABC transporter permease PstA — MLLPNTSHERGEVTMRINPKSSQKIAKFLIWTAALLVIAILFSIIIHILVKGIPMLSWQFLTDIPRDMGRSGGIASSIVGTLIVTAVAVIVATPFGIGTAIYLTEYTRESKVTRIIRFSAESLAGIPSIVYGLFGFIFFVIYLKMGWSILSGGLTMAIMILPTIIRTSEEAIRTVPQLYREVGFSLGLTKWQAITRTVLPSALPGIVNGVILSIGRCVAETAAVILTAGSALRMPASIFSPTRTMAVHFYILAREGISMDNAYGTAALLIILILLLNVGFNMLVNRFIAKGR; from the coding sequence ATGCTACTGCCCAATACATCACACGAAAGAGGTGAGGTTACTATGAGAATTAACCCGAAATCTTCCCAAAAGATAGCAAAATTTTTAATTTGGACAGCTGCTCTTCTTGTTATTGCAATTCTTTTTTCTATCATTATTCATATATTAGTCAAGGGAATACCTATGCTCAGCTGGCAGTTTTTAACGGATATTCCGCGGGATATGGGCCGTTCCGGGGGTATTGCCTCTTCCATTGTCGGTACTCTGATTGTGACTGCAGTAGCCGTTATTGTTGCAACACCATTTGGAATTGGAACAGCTATATACCTTACGGAGTACACACGGGAGAGCAAAGTCACCCGCATTATCCGTTTCAGTGCCGAGTCCCTGGCAGGCATACCCTCCATTGTATATGGACTTTTTGGTTTTATCTTCTTTGTCATATACTTAAAAATGGGCTGGTCAATTTTGTCCGGCGGATTAACCATGGCTATCATGATTCTTCCTACTATTATACGTACATCAGAAGAGGCGATTCGTACTGTGCCGCAGCTATACCGGGAGGTAGGCTTCTCTTTGGGACTCACTAAGTGGCAGGCAATAACCAGAACAGTACTTCCATCAGCACTCCCTGGTATAGTAAATGGAGTGATTTTGAGCATAGGGAGATGTGTAGCCGAGACAGCTGCCGTTATTTTAACAGCCGGCTCAGCATTGCGTATGCCTGCATCAATCTTCTCCCCAACTCGAACCATGGCAGTACATTTTTATATACTGGCGAGGGAGGGAATATCCATGGATAACGCTTATGGAACAGCAGCGCTCTTGATTATTCTTATTCTTCTGCTTAATGTTGGTTTTAATATGCTGGTCAATCGATTCATAGCGAAGGGCCGTTAA
- the pstC gene encoding phosphate ABC transporter permease subunit PstC, whose product MKSFKEKLSERVFLLIALSTLSVLALITVFIFIKGIPIIAEVGIINFVFGMKWAPSQGAYGIFPMIVGSVSVTLGAAILGVPIAICCSIFLAEFAPAKLRNIFRPAIQLLAAIPSVVYGFWGVLFVVPMIRNYLGGPGLSILAGSIILGIMILPTIISITEVSLLALPRHYKDGALALGLTHWQTICSLLLPAAKSGIVAAVILGLGRAIGETMAVIMVLGNAVALPESVLDPVRTLTTNIGIEMGYASGEHQQALFATGIVLFVIIMILNATAQYITRKR is encoded by the coding sequence ATGAAGAGTTTCAAGGAAAAATTATCTGAACGAGTGTTTCTACTAATCGCTCTTTCGACTTTATCGGTGCTGGCGCTCATTACTGTGTTTATATTTATAAAAGGTATCCCTATTATTGCCGAGGTTGGCATAATAAACTTTGTTTTTGGTATGAAATGGGCTCCCAGCCAAGGTGCCTATGGCATTTTCCCGATGATAGTGGGATCTGTATCGGTCACTTTAGGAGCAGCAATCCTGGGAGTTCCCATTGCCATTTGCTGCAGTATTTTTTTGGCTGAGTTTGCTCCTGCAAAGCTTAGAAACATATTCAGACCCGCCATCCAGTTGCTGGCTGCCATACCTTCCGTGGTATATGGGTTTTGGGGAGTATTGTTCGTGGTACCAATGATACGTAATTACCTGGGAGGGCCGGGGTTAAGCATATTGGCCGGTTCCATCATTTTGGGTATTATGATCCTGCCAACGATCATCAGCATCACCGAAGTATCTCTCCTTGCGCTGCCGCGCCATTATAAAGATGGAGCGCTTGCATTAGGGTTGACACATTGGCAGACCATATGTTCACTGCTGTTACCTGCGGCTAAATCGGGTATTGTTGCTGCCGTAATTTTAGGTTTAGGCAGGGCAATTGGTGAGACTATGGCGGTGATTATGGTTCTGGGTAATGCTGTCGCACTTCCTGAATCAGTTCTTGACCCTGTCAGGACACTGACCACGAATATTGGTATTGAGATGGGATATGCATCTGGCGAACACCAGCAGGCGCTTTTTGCCACAGGTATTGTACTGTTTGTCATTATCATGATTTTAAATGCTACTGCCCAATACATCACACGAAAGAGGTGA
- a CDS encoding phosphate ABC transporter substrate-binding protein: MRKKIVTCKLLRRIRGFVSVVILTLSMGMMTACSQAPGSAAIVAGSTSVQPYAEILAEEYMVLNPDAVIDIQGGGSSAGITATKTHSADIGMSSRALKDEEKNLWNVEIAQDGLVLIVNPKNPIQNLTSDQIRDIYAAAITDWSQLGGSKSKINIIAREEGSGTRSAFTELLMGEEEITPKAIVQDSNGAVRQLVEDDPNAIGFISLGLVTDKVKALHLDGIEATRENIMNGSYRLSRQFLFVTNGEPTGLEKRFIDFTLSSEGQKLLSNEGLIPSAEGAGK; the protein is encoded by the coding sequence ATGAGAAAAAAGATTGTAACATGCAAATTATTAAGACGGATAAGAGGTTTTGTCAGCGTAGTGATATTGACCCTTTCCATGGGTATGATGACTGCCTGCAGCCAGGCGCCTGGCTCAGCTGCGATTGTTGCAGGCTCAACTTCTGTACAACCCTATGCTGAGATTCTGGCGGAAGAGTATATGGTTTTAAATCCTGACGCTGTGATTGATATCCAGGGCGGAGGATCTTCGGCAGGTATTACGGCAACCAAGACACACAGTGCTGATATTGGAATGTCCTCCCGTGCATTAAAAGATGAGGAGAAAAATCTGTGGAATGTAGAAATTGCTCAGGATGGATTGGTATTAATAGTGAACCCTAAGAATCCAATACAAAACCTTACTTCAGATCAGATCCGCGATATTTACGCAGCTGCAATTACCGACTGGAGTCAATTGGGAGGCTCAAAGTCAAAGATCAATATCATAGCGCGTGAAGAAGGATCAGGTACAAGAAGTGCCTTTACGGAGCTGTTGATGGGTGAAGAAGAGATAACCCCGAAAGCTATCGTCCAGGACTCCAATGGGGCGGTACGGCAATTGGTTGAGGATGACCCTAATGCCATAGGATTTATCTCTTTGGGTCTGGTTACGGATAAAGTGAAGGCTTTGCATTTAGATGGTATCGAAGCGACACGAGAAAATATAATGAATGGCAGCTACAGACTGTCCAGGCAGTTTTTGTTTGTCACTAACGGTGAGCCGACCGGGTTAGAGAAGAGATTCATAGATTTTACCCTTTCTTCAGAGGGGCAAAAGTTACTGAGCAATGAAGGACTTATTCCTTCAGCAGAGGGGGCAGGGAAATGA
- a CDS encoding helix-turn-helix transcriptional regulator, with protein MKVDRLVSIIMILLGKERIGAQELADMFEVSPRTIYRDIDTINMAGIPVRGASGVGGGFEIMQKYKIDRKVFSTADISAILMGLSSLSNMIRGDELVNALAKVKSFIPADRAKDIELKANQIYIDLSPWMGNRNIQPYLEIIKTALQESKLLTFEYADRYGNKTERTAEPYQLVLKSSDWYWQGYCHKRNDFRLFKLSRISNLQIQEEFFTPRDYQKPQLDFTDILATMQTKIKIRIHKSVMDRVLDYCTYEHFSPDGNEHYIVSFPFIENEYYYNILFSFGDKCQCLEPLHIRTEMKRRIQDIANLYEN; from the coding sequence ATGAAAGTTGACAGGCTTGTGAGCATTATTATGATACTCCTTGGTAAAGAGCGTATAGGCGCACAGGAGTTAGCAGATATGTTTGAAGTTTCCCCCCGCACAATCTACCGCGACATAGACACGATCAACATGGCTGGTATTCCTGTCCGCGGGGCATCGGGAGTGGGCGGCGGCTTTGAAATCATGCAGAAATACAAGATTGACAGAAAAGTTTTTTCGACTGCCGATATTTCCGCTATCTTGATGGGGCTTTCCAGCCTTTCCAACATGATACGAGGTGATGAACTGGTAAACGCTCTTGCGAAAGTCAAGAGTTTTATCCCCGCCGACAGAGCGAAAGACATTGAATTAAAAGCAAATCAAATATATATAGATTTAAGTCCGTGGATGGGCAACAGGAACATACAACCATATTTAGAAATTATCAAAACAGCTTTACAGGAAAGCAAGCTGCTGACCTTTGAATATGCAGACCGCTATGGAAATAAAACTGAACGAACAGCCGAGCCGTATCAGCTTGTATTGAAAAGTAGTGATTGGTATTGGCAAGGGTATTGCCATAAAAGAAATGATTTTCGCTTATTCAAACTCTCCCGCATATCAAACCTGCAAATACAAGAGGAATTTTTTACGCCGCGAGATTATCAAAAACCGCAGTTAGATTTTACTGATATTTTGGCAACTATGCAAACAAAAATTAAAATTCGTATTCATAAATCTGTCATGGACAGGGTACTTGATTATTGCACCTATGAACACTTTTCTCCAGACGGTAATGAGCATTACATTGTTAGTTTTCCTTTCATAGAGAACGAATACTATTACAATATTCTTTTCAGTTTTGGAGACAAATGCCAGTGTTTAGAGCCGTTACATATCCGCACAGAAATGAAGCGCAGAATACAAGATATAGCTAACTTATACGAAAACTAG
- a CDS encoding cysteine hydrolase family protein: protein MQKKALVIIDIQNDITKNYKNIIDNINKAIDWAVKNNIHVIYIRHENLSVGTRTLKPNTYGSELASDLKIVSKNVFTKYKGNALTSEEFTDFISKNEICDFYIAGADAVACVKSTCYNLCKANYGVNVLSDCITSYDKRKIDEMLRYYESKGSKIIRLNDLLPNHIFEAQKHY from the coding sequence ATGCAGAAAAAAGCTTTAGTAATAATCGATATTCAAAATGACATAACAAAGAATTATAAGAATATTATTGACAATATCAATAAAGCGATTGATTGGGCAGTCAAAAATAATATTCACGTTATTTATATAAGGCATGAAAATTTATCGGTCGGTACGAGGACTCTTAAACCTAATACATATGGGTCTGAATTAGCCTCAGACTTGAAAATAGTATCAAAAAATGTTTTTACAAAATACAAAGGCAACGCATTAACCAGTGAAGAATTTACAGACTTTATTAGTAAAAATGAAATATGTGATTTCTACATAGCAGGAGCAGATGCTGTTGCCTGTGTTAAATCAACCTGTTACAACTTATGCAAAGCAAATTATGGCGTTAATGTCCTATCAGATTGCATTACCAGTTATGATAAAAGGAAAATTGACGAAATGCTGCGTTATTATGAAAGTAAAGGCAGTAAAATCATTCGTTTAAATGACTTGTTACCGAATCACATCTTTGAAGCACAGAAACATTACTGA
- the pstB gene encoding phosphate ABC transporter ATP-binding protein PstB, giving the protein MDDLMLKPGQRAKIKTDAVNLFYGNFQALRNVTMDIAECAITAIIGPSGCGKSSLLRLFNRMNDPIPGVRVEGEIMLDGVSIYDKNMDVVVLKKRVGMVFQKPNPFPMSVYDNMAFGPRHHGIKQRARLDEIVERNLNQVALWDEVKDKLKESAFDLSPGQQQRLCIARALAVEPEVLLMDESCSALDPESTMQVEGLMEELAQKYTIIIVTHSMEQAARVSHMTAFMMMDPDRAGTLVEYAPTAQIFANPKDKRTEDYITGRFG; this is encoded by the coding sequence ATGGATGATCTAATGTTAAAACCTGGGCAAAGAGCCAAGATAAAAACAGATGCGGTAAACCTTTTTTATGGCAATTTCCAAGCTCTGAGGAATGTTACAATGGATATTGCGGAATGTGCTATTACAGCCATAATTGGGCCGTCGGGATGCGGTAAATCTTCTCTTCTGCGTCTTTTTAATCGTATGAATGACCCAATACCAGGAGTTAGGGTAGAGGGGGAAATTATGCTTGATGGTGTTTCTATCTATGATAAGAATATGGATGTTGTTGTACTTAAAAAAAGAGTTGGTATGGTTTTTCAAAAACCTAATCCCTTTCCCATGTCAGTGTATGATAATATGGCTTTTGGTCCAAGGCATCATGGAATAAAACAAAGAGCTCGTCTTGATGAGATTGTGGAGAGGAACTTGAACCAGGTGGCTTTATGGGACGAAGTTAAGGACAAATTGAAAGAATCTGCTTTTGATCTTTCTCCGGGCCAGCAGCAGCGTTTATGTATTGCCCGTGCGTTGGCTGTGGAGCCTGAGGTTTTGTTAATGGATGAATCTTGTAGTGCTCTTGATCCGGAATCTACAATGCAGGTTGAGGGGTTAATGGAGGAGCTGGCTCAAAAATATACGATTATTATTGTAACTCATAGTATGGAGCAAGCAGCAAGGGTGTCTCATATGACTGCGTTTATGATGATGGATCCTGATAGGGCGGGGACGTTGGTTGAATACGCTCCAACAGCACAAATTTTCGCTAATCCTAAGGATAAACGCACAGAGGACTACATTACAGGTCGGTTTGGATAA
- a CDS encoding phosphate ABC transporter ATP-binding protein, with the protein MIQKSKIEIKGLNFYYQQKQVIKELNLEIPKNRIMAVFGPANSGITTLLRTLNRLSDLTVGARQEGEILLDGKNIFDPDVNVTELRRRVGMVFDVPTPLPMSIFDNVALGPRMGGIKTKSAVAEEVEKALRISALWDDVKDRLDTPAARLSGGQQQRLCIARVLALEPEVILLDRPCSALDPISTAKIEESLIQLKEQYTIIIAPHTVQQAGRIADRVAFMLMGDLIEQGYTQEVFSFPKDNRTNDYLTGRFG; encoded by the coding sequence ATGATACAGAAATCAAAAATAGAGATAAAAGGATTAAACTTCTATTATCAACAAAAGCAGGTTATTAAAGAACTGAACCTGGAGATACCTAAAAATCGGATTATGGCTGTTTTTGGTCCGGCCAACAGTGGTATAACAACACTGCTCCGCACATTAAACCGTCTGAGCGACTTGACTGTGGGTGCCCGTCAGGAGGGTGAGATACTTTTAGATGGGAAAAATATCTTTGACCCGGATGTTAATGTGACAGAACTGCGCCGCAGGGTAGGGATGGTTTTTGATGTACCAACACCTCTTCCTATGTCCATCTTTGATAATGTGGCATTGGGCCCCCGTATGGGTGGAATAAAAACCAAGTCGGCTGTGGCAGAGGAAGTAGAAAAGGCTCTGCGGATATCTGCCCTTTGGGATGACGTCAAAGATAGGCTGGATACTCCTGCGGCCAGGTTATCCGGTGGTCAGCAGCAGCGCTTGTGTATTGCCAGGGTTTTGGCTCTTGAGCCGGAGGTTATTTTGCTGGACAGACCCTGTTCAGCTCTTGACCCAATATCAACGGCCAAAATTGAGGAATCCTTAATACAGCTTAAGGAGCAATACACCATTATCATTGCACCGCATACCGTTCAGCAGGCTGGGCGCATTGCTGACCGGGTTGCATTCATGCTAATGGGAGATTTAATAGAGCAAGGTTATACCCAAGAGGTTTTTTCATTCCCAAAGGATAATCGAACCAACGATTACCTTACCGGAAGATTTGGTTGA
- the phoU gene encoding phosphate signaling complex protein PhoU, whose amino-acid sequence MVRERFTQKILDVKQKVLKMGALVENIIDTAVTALKTQDLQLARIVLKKDDEIDQLELEIEQECMMLLALQQPLAKDLRTIASVLKIITDLERMGDNAVNIAEVILEIGEEPIMNSLKDIPSMADIAQKMLKMSLDAFVNEDIALAEKAAERDEDVDRLYETVINDILNIITEKRELTKQGTKLLFLGRYLERIADHSTNICERTIYMITGELKEIN is encoded by the coding sequence TTGGTTAGAGAACGTTTTACACAGAAGATACTTGACGTTAAGCAAAAGGTATTAAAAATGGGAGCCCTGGTTGAGAATATTATTGATACGGCAGTGACTGCTTTAAAGACACAAGATCTTCAACTTGCAAGGATTGTTTTGAAGAAAGATGATGAAATAGATCAGTTGGAACTTGAAATTGAACAGGAATGTATGATGCTTCTTGCCCTTCAGCAGCCTCTCGCCAAGGATTTAAGGACAATTGCATCGGTTCTGAAAATCATAACAGATCTTGAAAGAATGGGAGACAATGCAGTAAACATTGCAGAGGTAATACTTGAGATTGGCGAAGAACCCATTATGAATTCCCTGAAAGATATTCCAAGTATGGCAGATATTGCTCAGAAAATGTTAAAAATGAGTCTTGATGCCTTTGTAAATGAGGATATTGCCCTTGCAGAAAAGGCAGCGGAGAGGGACGAAGATGTTGACAGGCTCTATGAAACCGTTATAAATGATATCCTTAACATTATCACAGAAAAAAGAGAACTTACAAAACAAGGCACTAAACTTCTGTTCTTAGGCCGGTATCTTGAGAGAATCGCCGACCATTCTACAAATATATGTGAAAGAACCATATACATGATTACAGGTGAGTTAAAGGAAATCAATTAG
- a CDS encoding response regulator transcription factor, which yields MNRMLLLEDDLSLIDGLSCLLKRQGFELDIARTVREANTIWTDGKYDLLILDVSLPDGSGFEVCQKVRQVSKVPIIFLTASDEEISIVSGLNIGGDDYITKPFKLGVLISRINALLRRAKNFGTTDTEIISNGIKVLLLQGQVYKDNRLLDLTKAEYRLLCLLMQNPNIILSKEKILDKLWDGEGSYVDDNTLAVYIRRLRMKIENNPGEPQMLLTVRGMGYKWNILN from the coding sequence ATGAATAGGATGTTACTTCTTGAAGATGATTTAAGCCTGATTGATGGGCTTTCCTGTTTGCTAAAAAGACAGGGTTTTGAATTGGATATTGCTCGAACCGTTAGAGAAGCCAATACCATTTGGACAGACGGTAAATACGATTTATTGATCCTGGATGTGTCTCTGCCGGACGGTTCCGGGTTTGAAGTATGTCAAAAAGTGCGTCAGGTATCCAAAGTGCCGATTATCTTTTTAACTGCGTCAGATGAAGAAATAAGTATCGTTTCAGGACTTAATATCGGGGGTGACGATTATATAACCAAACCCTTTAAATTAGGTGTTCTCATATCGAGAATTAACGCGTTGCTTCGGAGAGCAAAGAACTTTGGAACGACAGATACAGAGATAATATCCAATGGAATAAAAGTTTTGCTGCTGCAAGGACAAGTGTATAAAGACAACCGGCTTTTGGATTTGACAAAAGCCGAGTATCGGCTGCTTTGCCTGCTTATGCAAAATCCCAATATCATATTATCCAAAGAAAAAATTCTGGATAAGCTATGGGACGGTGAGGGCAGCTATGTGGACGATAATACATTAGCGGTATATATTCGCAGGCTAAGAATGAAGATAGAAAACAATCCGGGTGAACCGCAAATGCTGCTGACCGTCAGGGGTATGGGGTACAAATGGAATATATTGAATTGA